The nucleotide sequence TCATCTTAATATCACAGTACACAATAAACAGACCTTGTTTCCATAAAGATACCATGTAGGTAACATTTGACTGAGATCCCTTGATGAGCTGGgaacttgagaataatacttttaGACTTGGAATACTTTATAAATCACAGTTTGTTGCTGGTGGATAATACTTATGATAAGGTCTATGGATACTCTGAGATACCTGACTGTAGTGACTTTAGTTGACTAGACTTGATGTGAGTGACCTTTTAGTGACTTGGGGTGGTGGCGGAGAATAAACTGCAGCAGGAACactctctgtatactctctctgGAACACACTGACTGGATTGTGGACCAATCtagttccccccctcccccctatacatacctctcAGGGACTGTAGGATTTGGTAGAAATCCTCTAGAAGGTACTAAACTATAGCTGGTGATAGGTTAGGAGACAGAGGATGGAAAagtgtgaggtacccagctcagggattggttcTCAGTAGCATACAGTTATATTCAAATAAGAATAATCATTTTGCAGTAAACCCATTAGTTGATGCTTCCACTTAGCTGTAGTGTAGTGCAAGCCTATGACCTTAATGCTTCCCTGTTCTTCTTCTTGACATGGTGTCCCCTTCCTTCTTGATTCCTGTAAGTGACTGTGGTGGATACTGAAGATATTCTAAAACCTGATGACACTTggcatacacttttttttttttttttttaagtcttatttagaattaaaaaaaaaaaaaaaaatccggcctcctccaccccttaatagccggccatCTCTCACCTCTTTCCCCAGACCTATGACAGCATTGTCATTGACCCAGGGAAATCCAATCACcggtatataatattatactatacacagagtataAATCTGTATATAGTACCATGAGGATGGAATTATTATAGACATGTGCTAAAAAAATcttaatcttttctttttctctcatatCCAACACCGCACTAGGAGCTGGTGCGGTCATGGATGTGAGAAAATCCTGTCACCGGTGAAAAAAATCTCACACATGCCTATAGTTATACAGCGCAGATGGCCTGGCGCTTCCACTTACCTTACCAGTGTGGCTTACCTACTGGCTTGTTGTGCAGTGTAGGGGTCCATCCATGTTGTTCTTCTCCACATGTGTCCGCTTTCCTTCCTGCAGGCGTCTTGTTGGTGTCCTTGATGACTGATGGTCATTGGGGGTCCACTCTTCATGGTCTTCGGTCTGTGGATCCTCTTCTGCCAGGTGCTCAGGGGTTAAGCTCACTCTGATGACTTTAGAGCTGGCCAAAGGTCTTCGAGGTGACAAACGAAAACCCCCGGAATACGGCCTGTTCCTCCGATGTCAGACGACACGTCCTGGCCTCTTTTACCTCCATGGTCTTCAGATGGAACTTTTCGGTCTTCTGCTGAGGCTTAGATGGTTTCGATGGGATGCGTGGTGGGGTCATCTCGAGGGCTTCCACCTTGACCCAATCAATAGGCTGGAAAAATTGATGTTCTCTGGTGTTTCGGTTGGCTCCCAAGCGCTGTGCAGAATCTTGCTGGAGGAGCTGGAATGAGAAATGTACATATTATTAAGTGACCATAACTCTTGAGGCTGTGTAGATAAGAGAGAGCACTTATCTTTGTGAATGGCAGCCCATCCTATTGTCTACTGGATGTCATAGAGATGATTGAGCCTTAATTCTGATGAATTGTAAAGTCTTCAGAATTTTCTCATTTGACATAATTTGTCTACAGAGAGGGTTAAAAGGGGTCATGCATGTGCAGCCAGcactctattcattgtctatgggcttCTGCATAATGACACATTAAGTGTAATATTCCTTatccccataaagaatgaatggagtgcttgATGTACGTGCATGGTCTGAACCATTCATTCCTGATCCGATCAGATAGACACTGACCTGTGTGATGAAGTCTTCGGCGCCGGAGCTGGTGTCATCGATGGGGGTTGGATGGTAGTCACGCCCTCCGGTAATCATTTTCTTCATGATGACACCAAATGAATACCAGTCTGCTCCGGCGCCATATCCTTTCCTTGCCAGCATCTGCAATAAAGAAAACAACAGATATTATCTTGAGTTTGTTGAAGTGGGATGTCGCCAGGATGTGCCATGACTTTAAGAATGGTGGGGGACTGATCTCTGGGAGCCGCATAAACTGTAACAGGGAGATGCAACGTTGGTGCAGCACTGAATGCCCCTGAATGTTTTCCTCCTGCACAGTAACCCTCAGTTATAGGCATTGTAAAGCGACACTATTCACATTAGTGTGGCATTACCCCCCCTTTGGAGTTTTGTCTTGCATAGAGATGTTCTTAGTCACATGGCTATGTAGGAAAAAAGAGACAAATACTACATCAGCGCCCCCTGCAGTCTTCCAATTTTTGTGaagccagaggtcagacccccagagATGGCATATTCTAGCAGTATACCATCACCTGCTATACCctgtaatagaagcaaattagtgGACAATAGGAAGATCTCTCACCTCGGGAGCCATGTAGCCTGCGGTCCCAGCGTATTGGGTGGCTTTTCGGTCTGCGAAGATGTTTTCCAGAGCGAGACCGAAATCTGTGATCTTGATGTGCCCTGTTTCAGCCACCAGGATGTTCTCGGGCTTGAGGTCTCGGTGGATGACGCCTCTTGAGTGGAGATATTGGATGCCACACACGAGCTCAGCGGCGTAGAATCTTGCACTGGAGATCTTCAGCGGCCCCTCCGAACGCAAAAGTTGGTCAAAGTCCCCGCAGCTCATGTATTCCAGCCCAAATAGAACAAACAACTTGGTCTGGAATGCAAAGTCTGCGTGGACTAGGAAGGGGCTCCCAGATGCCAGCTGTAAGACTCGGCGCTCCACCATCACATCCGCCTCCTCGATGTCGTCTAGCAGGACTCGCTTCTTGATGATCTTGACAGCGAACTGTTGGCTGGTGACGGTGTCTTGTGCCAACATGACCATTCCGTAGTTTCCCTCGCCGAGCACATGATGGAATCGTAATCTCTGTAGGATGGTGTTAGAGATGTCATTTCCAGTTGGTTGGACACTGCTGGGTCCTCCTACAAGGGGGAAAAATAGATATCAGAGATTAGCACACATGTAATTTTTGCTGTTTGtttaaaggaaactatcagcaggttagacgaacctAATGTTCCTTTTGCCCCCAGCAtctcacacacaatacacatcacCTTCTAAAGCTATTTATCGGACTAGGAGCTCTACTGTGTGTAATCCCTATTCTGATCCATTTGGGCTTGTACACAGTACCAACTCGGAATGGTTGTATCCATGGATATCTGAACTTCCAGCCACAGAATGGATGTAACACTGATTGGGTCAATGCAACGTCTGTAGAAAAAGTAATGGGCGCTACTTTATCCAATACATGTGGTGATGATATGGATTGCAACAGACTAGCGCTTAGAGAGGTGGTGCTCATTTATAGGATAGGTGTATAaattatcttcataaatagagtaGTAGAAgtataagggcactcaccatttaaaAATTTACATCTTTATTGGAGAAAAATCTTTAAAAGTCCATAAACGACATAGTAGGTAGCGAGGACGCCAGTAGCTTCTCAGCAGCGGGcaggggactatgtgtatggggtaggggccttgtggctggaggtgcaatgctgtctGCGACCAGGACAGGCTGGCAGGGCAGGAAGTTGGTGGGTGTGGGTGCTGGTAGGAACCAATGTGAGCCGCTGTCCAGGGTGCTGGTGCATCTTTGGCTATTTACATACCATAAAGCATCCAACAGCATCAGTCACAAAAGTCTAAAGAAATGCCTTCTCTGAAATAGAGGTGGGCCGCACGCCAGAGGGTCTCCAATGCCGAATGGAGACCACATGACATCAAGTAAGAAGCAATCCGACAGCATCCAGTGGAGAAGTTATGGTGAGGTTTATTCAAGCATCATACACAGTGGCGATTTTTCTACCCTATTGGGTCTTTTTCAAGCCAGGCTTAACATGCTAAAAAATAGGCAATAGACGATAGGGTCGACACATTGGCACTGTGTGTGATGCTGGAATAAACCTCCCCATATCTTCtctactggatgctgttggatcgcTTATTACTTAATGGCACACAGATATGACAAAAGTTTAGATCATTTGGgacctcactgctgagacccccaccaagagATAGCTaccaccatcatactgttacAACACTAATCCAATATATACTAATACCACCGTTACCAATAATACCCACAAAtatgcacacacagtatacattacatactgtatatatatatatatatatatatatatatatatatacatatgctaACATACCAATCACATGACATAAATACATAATAGATGCCccaatacacaaacacacacaaaaattacacagatacaaacacatgctgattatacatgtatatatatatatatatatatatatatatatatatacatctatagtaCTAACACACAAATAATGACAAATGATGACATGGATGCACACCACACTGATGTTACACAGATATTCGCACACTTACTTTTTATGCATGACAGGAAACTCCAGGGGTGTTCTCTTGTGAAGTTTCCACTTTCTCTGCTTCCAGCCTGGAccgtgcagcctgcagcccctctcccACCTCACCGACtgcggagctgtatacaggagggggtcactgcaggggaagggggtgtcaggagagaggagggggtccTTCTGCTGCTCTCtgcatcttcctgcctgtcattGGGTGGTTTACTTACTGTGTGGAGGGGCCCCagctgacaggcaggaagataGCTATGCCTGTTCCCggcctgggagctgctgaagaGGGAGGCCGTGTACAGGGACTGCAGGGGAAGGGACAGGCCCTGTGGATTTAGTTTAGTAAAAAAGCAAGGGGGAAAGCAACACAGTGCACAGATTCAGTTATGAAACTATGTCTATTACACCATACAATCCAAGATTAAATCACAGGAATAGGTGTATGTACATTTAAACCCTAACTTTTAATAAACACTATAAAAAGGTTTTGACCCCACAATAAAGACCAACATACAAACATTGACCTTATGTAGCCGCCTATAGGTGTATTGGTGCTACCAGCTGTTTTTGGTATTGACaactactatgttactatatcacAATCAGGGCccgcgttaggggggggcaagctgggcacttgcccagggcccccatccctctGGGACGCCTAGCTCCTTCCTTTATTAGTGGAGAAGGAAGCTGAGCAGCACAAACAGCTCCCCTGCTCTACTAACcaacgaaggagctgagctgtgaggaccgcagaagaagagggagaagagggaccacccctactgcagggctgtctgtgccctagaggaggaacggcaagcccaggtaaagaaaaggaggtgggggggttggggggtttaGAGGGTTGTGGAGGCTGAGGGCAGGACTTGCGACCAaggggcggtgcttacggccgcgggtgggcggagtCTCCGGGGTcattataaaacagtaaccccctccccatgaaCAGTATACaagaagggggcaggggatcttgtgtGATGCagtcctcccctcctccctctgtatctatgggcaccagCCCCTGAGCAGTacacagtacatgatggaggtgggtgctgaatcacacaggatcccctcccccattcaggGCCTAGTGAACAGTATATGCGGAGGGGAttctgtatgatacagtacccccatatctctcccctgctctactactacccccaatactactcctaatactgctctactactacccccaatactactcctaatactgccctacaactacccccaatactattcctaatactgccctactactacccccaatactactcctaatactgccctactgctacccccaatactattcctaatactgccctactactacccccaatactactcctaatactgccctactactacccccaatactactcctaatactgccctagtactatccccaatactgccctactactacccccaatactactcctaatactgctctactactatccctactactacccccaatactgctctactactatcccaatactactcctaatactgctctactactaatcctatactgctttactactacccccaatactgctctactactatcccaatactactcctaatactgctctactactaatcctatactgctttactactacccccaatacaactcctaatactgcccaactactacccccaatactactcctaatactgccctactactacccccaatactactcctaatactgccctactactacccccaatactactcctaatactgctctactaatacccccaatactactcctaatactgctctactactatccccaatactgctctactactatcccaatactactcctaatactgctctactactaatcctatactgctttactactacccccaatacaactcctaatactgcccaactactacccccaatactactcctaatactgccctactactacccccaatactactcctaatactgccctactactacccccaatactactcctaatactgccctactactacccccaatactactaatactgctctactactatccccaatactactcctaatactgctctactactacccccaatactgctctactactatcccaatactactcctaatactgctctactactacccccaatactactcctaatactgctctactactaccttgatactgctctactactatccccaatactgctctactactacccccaatactgctctcactaccattgctactattacccccactcctgatactactactaccaaaactgctactcctcttatctactactacacccctcatcttctatgcttctactgttactacaccccttaatTGAAAAAGggaaaacgagattttatttttttcccatatcgcttcagccctaggagatgctatgtgctggggggtaactatcagtggagatgctatgtgctggggggtaactatcagtggagatgctatgtgttGGGGAGGGGTTAattatcagtggagatgctatgtgctaggGGGTAACTATCccgggagatgctatgtgctggggggtaactatcagtggagatgctatgtgctggggggtaactatcaggggagatgctatgtgctgggggggggtaactatcagtggagaagcTATCTGCTGGgaaggtaactatcaggggagatgctatgtgctgggaaggtaactatcaggggagatgctatgtgctgggaaggtaactatcaggggagatgctatctgctgggaaggtaactatcagtggagatgctatgtactgggggagggggggtaactatcagtggagaagctatgtgctggggaggtaactatcaggggagattcTATCTGCTGGGaaggtaactatcagtggagatgctatgtgctggggggtaactatcaggggagatgctatgtgctggggggtaactatcaggggagatgctatgtactgggggaggggggataactatcagtggagaagctatgtgctggggaggtaactatcaggggagattcTATCTGCTGGGaaggtaactatcagtggagatgttatgtgctggggaggtaactatcaggggagattcTATCTGCTGGgaaggtaactatcaggggagatgctatgtactgggggaggggggataactatcagtggagaagctatgtgctggggaggtaactatcaggggagattcTATCTGCTGGGaaggtaactatcagtggagattctATCTGCTGGGaaggtaactatcagtggagatgctatgtgctggggggtaactatcagtggagatgctatgtgctggggaggtaactatcaggggagatgctatgtactgggggggggctatCTAACAGGTGtataacctacagtgagatgcctcctatattggttaatactacatactgggtggtggaggtaactaccaggagaattacctacagagggataccgactatatgtactatggaggcacagagggacctacctactatattgggcacagaggggtcttatttaaggtcacagaagatcccCCCCACCTCGAGCAgtgcgccaaccgctgacaaaaaaagtaaagtgtatggggaccttaaattgctgctacaatgttttagcatttggggccccaccttcaactttgcccagggccacattttgtctaaaactggACATGATCACAATTGAGTCAATATCACAAGTGAGTTGTCAACACCGGTGAAATTTCATCAGGGTAGGAAAGCGTTACCGGAGTAGGGACCACCTCACCCTGTTATGCCCTATCCGAGTATAGTGTATATTCTACCCCTGCTTGCTTAGGGTGGAGCGGGGCGACCCCTACCCTGTTCTACCCCTTGGTACCGACCCTATGAAGCCCTTAGTAATAATGCAGGTCCTTTACTGACCGATGTGTTTCCTCCAGGTTGCTGGAATCTTCAGGGAAGTAAGGGCCAATTGGGAATGGGTTAGAAGTAGGCTAAATGGCTACTGCAGTGGCAAGGCGCCGTAATACACTCTGTGCTGTCTTGCACTCAGAGTGTGTGAGCAGTGAAGCCAGTGCTACCAGACATAGTGAAGAAAAGTAGGGGTTCCAGCACTCCAGTAGCAATTAAAATCTATaagctttatttcatatccatAATTAAAACATGCTGCAAGGTAACACCGAGGCGTTTTGCGCACATGCGCGCTTAGTCCTGGTATAATGAACACCTGATACAACACATGGTTAAGAACAAAAAGCAGCCTATCAAGTGGAGGCCCAAAGAGCCTACTGCACAGGTGGAAAATGCAACCCAACATAATTAGTTACTGAAAGAATGCAACAATATAGAGCAAGTTCACACAAAGGAAGCGGACCggaacttccggttccggcgccatgaggTAAAGCAGCACCTCACCTCGGCTCCGGTGCGCGCTCCCACAGACCAAGCTCCCGACCACCCGCATCTTCACACGGCACAGCCCGAACGGGGCACGGCACTCCCGGACACCGTGATGGACCGGTACGTGCAGAAAAAGGGCACAGCAAACAAGCCCAAGGGCCGCGGCAAGCAGAGGAGGACTGAGGGAGCGGAGGCAAACATGGCGGCGTCACCCGCCTCCTCGAGAGTACAGTCGCCGGAAAGGTCAGAGCGTGAATACTCAGGGGGGGAGGAAGATGCAGACCCGGTGGTCATAGACTACGTATCTCTGGCAGCCGAAGTGGCTAAGAGGATTGTACCGGGCCTACAGGACTCTATCACAGCGGCTGTCGCCAATACGCTGACACAGCTGCAAGCAACGGTCACGGCCCAAGGCGGGAGAATTACGGTAGCAGAGGAGAGGGTGCAGAGGCTGGAGGATGCTGAGGACGGGAGGGAGACTCGCATAATCTCCCTGGAAAATGATAATAAAAGACTCTGGGACAAACTGGAGGATCTTGAAAACCGTTCCAGGAGGAACAACCTCCGCATTGTTGGTCTCCCAGAATCATGGCGCCAAAAAGATCTCGTGCGTGTATGCGAGCAGATTATACCCGCCATGTTGGACCTCCCCAGACCGTGTAAAGTAGAGCGGGCACACCGGTTGGGCCCGGATCCAAGGCTCTCCgcaccagaggagggggtgccaCAAGGCCTTCATGTGCGGCAGAGGCCGCGGCAAGTGATTGTGAAATTCTTGGATTTTACTGACAAGGTAGCCATACAGCGTGCCTTTAAAAACAGGAGGGAAGGCCTTGACCTTGAGGGGAGCAGAATCCTCATCTTCGGGGACTTCTCCGCGGAAGTCTCCAGAAAACGGaaacttttttcccctctctgtacagctctctTCCAGCGCCAAATCCGCTTTGCCTTGATGTATCCGGCAACTTTGAGGGTGTTCCACCCGGATGGCTCTGTCTCATCTTTTAACACTGtagatgacgctgcagaagggtTACAGGACCTGCTGAATAGAGATCCTCGAGGGTCACCTGATAGATCCCCTGGCAGAGACGGCCCGAGCAACTATCCTATGTACCGTTCTCAGTCAAGGAGGGGGAGCCCTCCTCCGTCACGCAGGTCACCAGGCCTCTCTGTGTGGTCCGTCCCGCCAAAGGAGAAACGGGTTAGGCGGGCTGACCAGGCTCGCAACAATGGAGAAGACGGGAGTGTGTGACCTTTCCTCCTCATAGACACCGAGGACTTCCTTACCAGACGGGGTGCGACAACTGAGAGACAGCAATTTCTGAATCCGCACCCATGAGTGTTTGGTGCTGCCATAGCTTTTCCCTTAGGGCAACATGCTTCTCGCCTTACCCTTGACCGTCACCTGTATTAAGTCCCCCCAATCCTTGTTCTCCTCTCACCTGggccctcttccctccccctattctccttcctcctctcttgtctttcccccctcccctctccctattttctctaacctcctccttctcctcttccttttccccctccttcctctctaccccctcttccccctccttcatttcccccccctttttctctcccttttctCATAGTCCTCCCCTCCCCATCTTGTACTCTACCCTTTCTCCTCCCATATATCCCTcatttctccctcccttataccTCTTTTCCTGCTCTTTTCCCTCCTTTTCCTCCTTCCCTACTGCTTCCTCTTCCTTTCTGGTTGACACCATAACCTAGCGAGCTTCACGCTTAGCTTTTCTGGGTGATTGTTATCATATTGGCCGTGCAGTCGGTCCCTTTTGGTCCAAAGCGACCGTGGGAGTGGGTACCGGAGGTGGGGCCTCCATAGATTTGCGCTATGGTCGGAGAGGTTCTCTTCTCTCATGGGAAGAAGAGGAGTCTTGAGGCCGCGCTAGCGGCGGTGAATGATTATTGGTCCTTCGCTGCTGTGGCCTATGTTCAATGTTTTATAGATATGTTTTTTGTTGAAATGCCATTGTGTTCAAGGGATGTTCACGTTATGGGGAGGGATTGGGTGGGGTGCTCACGTCCAGATGGGGATATTGCTTTATACGTGCTTCTGACTATTCTTCT is from Dendropsophus ebraccatus isolate aDenEbr1 chromosome 14, aDenEbr1.pat, whole genome shotgun sequence and encodes:
- the LOC138771830 gene encoding protein kinase C delta type-like, with the translated sequence MEDEEIVVRRKRKKTGGRILDSSDDEKTSLKSQGRKRRRETLASEKKPRCTLDSSDDEMKTSVKGRRRKKSSEKSNDGEAKQMKKEVMAGKRKAKKRHIVDSAVEKKKPPINIHMEEDMAGRRRAKKRNILDSAVKEKKPPIKIWKKEEEKKEDQAASGGPSSVQPTGNDISNTILQRLRFHHVLGEGNYGMVMLAQDTVTSQQFAVKIIKKRVLLDDIEEADVMVERRVLQLASGSPFLVHADFAFQTKLFVLFGLEYMSCGDFDQLLRSEGPLKISSARFYAAELVCGIQYLHSRGVIHRDLKPENILVAETGHIKITDFGLALENIFADRKATQYAGTAGYMAPEMLARKGYGAGADWYSFGVIMKKMITGGRDYHPTPIDDTSSGAEDFITQLLQQDSAQRLGANRNTREHQFFQPIDWVKVEALEMTPPRIPSKPSKPQQKTEKFHLKTMEVKEARTCRLTSEEQAVFRGFSFVTSKTFGQL